The genomic stretch ATCAGAAAAAGACCTAAAGAGAGGACAGGAGAGTTTAGTAGCTCTAAGAAGTCAGCTCTCGACCATTGAATCCGACTATAAAAAACTTTCCCATCTCAGTAAATTACCCTATTCAAAAGAGTATTATGCCGACGGTGAACAGGTCATTATTATCGCCAAAGAAGCTCTTGATACAGGTGAAATTATTATAAAAGCGATAGAACCCTACACTGATTTTCTCGGGCTAAAAGGTGCTTCCACCGACAGCGGAAAAACCACCGAGGACAGAATCGCCTTTTTAACCCAATCCGTTGAAGGGTTAGTCCCTCATTTAAAAACAATCGAAGAAAAAGTAGGCAAAATTGAAAGCTCGCTTAATAAAATTGATCCTAACCGTTATCCCGACGAATATAAAAATATAAAAATAAAATCCACCCTTCTTAAGGCCAAAGAAACTATTTCAGAAACCCGAAAATTAATCAGAGACGGTAGCCCGATCCTCACCAAAACCTCCTGGCTTTTGGGCAAAGATAAACCCCGAACCTACTTAATGATTTTTCAAAATGATGCCGAGCTTCGGCCCACCGGTGGTTTCTGGACCGCCTATGGATTATTGAAAGTCACCGACGGCAAGTTTACCCCCTTGGGTTCCGACGATATTTATTCGCTTGATGCCAAGTTCAACAGCACGATTCCCGCTCCCCGGCCGATAAAAGCCTATCACATCAACGTCCCGTACTTTAATCTTCGGGATATGAACATATCACCGGATTTCCCGACCAGTATCAAAGAATTTATGGTTCATTACAACAAAATTACCGGTAATAAAGACAAGATTGATGCTGTCGTTGCTCTGGATACAAACTTTCTCGTCGACCTCGTAAAAGTTCTCGGGCGGGTAGGTGTATCCGGATTCGGAAATTTTTCTGCCGAACCGGACAAGCGGTGCGACGGTTGTCCTCAGATCATCTACCAACTCGAATGGATCGCCGGACGGCCTAGAAATTATATAGAAACAGACCGCAAAGGTTTCCTGGGGCCTCTCATGAACTCTCTTTTGTCAAACGCCATGGGTTCAGAAAAAAGCAAAATCGGTCCTCTGGCTCAGGCTGGATTTGACAATATCTTTCAAAAACATATCCTTTTCTATTTCATCGACTCGGATATGCAAAATGCAGCCGAACTGGCAAACATTGGCGGAAAAATTGTTGATCCGGGATCCGACGTAGATTATTTTCACCTCAACGATGCCAATATGTCTTCGGCAAAAACCAACCTCTTCCTCCGTCAAAAAATCAAGCATGAGATTATCAGTAAAGATGGAAAAGTAGAACATAAAATTACCGTTACCTACATCAACCCCAGCAAAGGGTCCAATTGTAATTTGGAGAAGGGAGACCTCTGCCTGAACGCTTCCAAGTATCGAAATTGGTTTAGATTTTACGTTCCGAAAGGTTCCACCATGGTCAAAATGACCGGGTCTGAGGTTGAGCCTGTTTTATACGAAGAACTCGGCAAACAGGTTTTTGAAGGCTTTTACGGGAATCGGTTTTTCCTGGCTCCGGAATCCAGTGTAAAAACATCAATTCAATACACTAGCAGTATCCCGGCAAGCTCAAATTACACTCTATATCTCCAAAAACAACCAGGGACAAAAGCTACCGAATACGACCTCACGGTAAACGGCAAAAAACAGGACACTTTCAGCTGGGTGGCCGACAAAACAATCAAACTAGCTCTGTAACAATGAACCGTTATTCCAATACCCAGGGATTGGTTATCAACAAGAAAAGTATAAATGAAGCGGATATCCTGATAACCCTTCTAACCCCCGCCAAAGGCAAAATCACCGCTCTGGCAAAAGGTGTAAAAAACATCAAAAGCAGCCGAATCGGCAGCCTTCAACTAGGTAACCTGATAAAGGTAAATCTATACGCCAAAGATAATTTTAACTGGATTTCCGAAGCCCAAACAATTACTCAATTTCTTAGAACCAAAAAAAATCTTACCCAGGTAAATTTATTGTTCTACTTTTTGGAAATAATAAACACCCTGATTGCCGAAAATCAACATATACCCCAGGTTTTTGACATTTCCAAAAACATTATTGAATCCATCAACAAAAATCAGGTCAGCCAATATATTGAAAATGAAATCAAACTCCTACGAATTCTCGGATTCGGTGTCACCACGGAAATCGAAAAATCCTATCTGGCAAAAGACTACCGAACC from Candidatus Shapirobacteria bacterium encodes the following:
- a CDS encoding DUF4012 domain-containing protein, which encodes MEEIINLAPTVDTESKPVSKQPGQKLLKQKTVLQKILTVLFSIICVLLIIITITGTLAFFFVYVPGKKLYDKVDLAKTEVANLQLALSEKDLKRGQESLVALRSQLSTIESDYKKLSHLSKLPYSKEYYADGEQVIIIAKEALDTGEIIIKAIEPYTDFLGLKGASTDSGKTTEDRIAFLTQSVEGLVPHLKTIEEKVGKIESSLNKIDPNRYPDEYKNIKIKSTLLKAKETISETRKLIRDGSPILTKTSWLLGKDKPRTYLMIFQNDAELRPTGGFWTAYGLLKVTDGKFTPLGSDDIYSLDAKFNSTIPAPRPIKAYHINVPYFNLRDMNISPDFPTSIKEFMVHYNKITGNKDKIDAVVALDTNFLVDLVKVLGRVGVSGFGNFSAEPDKRCDGCPQIIYQLEWIAGRPRNYIETDRKGFLGPLMNSLLSNAMGSEKSKIGPLAQAGFDNIFQKHILFYFIDSDMQNAAELANIGGKIVDPGSDVDYFHLNDANMSSAKTNLFLRQKIKHEIISKDGKVEHKITVTYINPSKGSNCNLEKGDLCLNASKYRNWFRFYVPKGSTMVKMTGSEVEPVLYEELGKQVFEGFYGNRFFLAPESSVKTSIQYTSSIPASSNYTLYLQKQPGTKATEYDLTVNGKKQDTFSWVADKTIKLAL
- the recO gene encoding DNA repair protein RecO, whose product is MNRYSNTQGLVINKKSINEADILITLLTPAKGKITALAKGVKNIKSSRIGSLQLGNLIKVNLYAKDNFNWISEAQTITQFLRTKKNLTQVNLLFYFLEIINTLIAENQHIPQVFDISKNIIESINKNQVSQYIENEIKLLRILGFGVTTEIEKSYLAKDYRTTQKYVKQYFESIIEKPLKSNELFR